The following coding sequences lie in one uncultured Mailhella sp. genomic window:
- a CDS encoding ATP-dependent helicase — MLDISILNEAQKQAVTAPEGPMLVIAGAGSGKTRTIVYRLAWLAEHGIDPHSMLLLTFTRKASQEMLHRAANLLDHQLLGVQGGTFHSFAFSVLRRWSPDWTGGSLTVMDTSDSVAAIQACKEALKIGKGDRSFPRTQAVLGLLSKARNKEMELDEVLRREAQHLLPHASDLAELGEAYRKYKREHALLDYDDLLFELEQLFLDKPDVLETQKQRFRQIMVDEYQDTNKVQARLVRMMAGENGNIMAVGDDAQSIYAFRGATVHNILDFPKLFHNTRIIRLEENYRSVQPVLDIANSLLANTTEGYRKHLFSRRPVPAEPAVTLYRPLSDKTQAVLAARRIEELLDTVPAREIAVLFRSGYQSYNMEIELNKRGIGFRKYGGLRYAEAAHVKDVMAFARLVSNPLDLPSFDRIAALSRGIGPKTSRKLFALASGSDETALKKACTRWPDFLENMALIANLRVRNPRPEEVIDTILEHYRPKMEELFPDDWPRRLQGLEEMSGIASSYEDLQLFIADLSLDSPEEAPEEDDGEKKITLSTVHSAKGLEWSAVLVIDLVEDRFPSRHALVRPEDFEEERRLMYVACTRAKDTLDLFVPLSLYNRSSGSQEPASPSPFIRELPTDTLNEIYENYGGALTKRRIREQPAPAFSGFGAPKRRSWHWDEDGEETDDSFRGKRRKDDDDDWPPRDRDFAPSPRSREDADDAYLAAVREAVKSGRTLEESPDAKPVRKKLGFCRHRLFGRGKIVEEIPPDKYRVNFPGLGLKIILADYLTLE; from the coding sequence ATGCTCGACATCTCCATTCTCAACGAGGCCCAGAAACAGGCCGTGACCGCGCCCGAAGGGCCCATGCTGGTCATTGCCGGCGCAGGCTCCGGCAAAACCCGCACCATCGTGTACCGCCTGGCGTGGCTGGCCGAACACGGCATCGATCCGCATTCCATGCTGCTGCTCACCTTCACGCGCAAGGCTTCGCAGGAAATGCTGCACCGCGCCGCCAATCTGCTCGACCATCAGCTTCTCGGCGTGCAGGGCGGCACGTTCCACAGCTTCGCCTTTTCCGTGCTGCGGCGCTGGAGCCCGGACTGGACGGGCGGCTCCCTCACGGTTATGGACACTTCCGACAGCGTCGCCGCCATTCAGGCCTGCAAGGAAGCGCTGAAAATAGGCAAGGGCGACCGCAGCTTTCCGCGCACGCAGGCCGTGCTCGGCCTGCTCAGCAAGGCGCGCAACAAGGAAATGGAACTCGACGAGGTGCTTCGCCGCGAGGCGCAGCATCTGCTGCCGCACGCCTCGGATCTGGCGGAACTCGGCGAAGCCTACCGCAAATACAAGCGCGAACACGCCCTCCTCGACTACGACGATCTGCTCTTCGAGCTGGAGCAGCTCTTCCTCGACAAACCCGACGTGCTGGAAACGCAGAAGCAGCGCTTCCGTCAGATCATGGTGGACGAATATCAGGACACCAACAAGGTGCAGGCCAGGCTCGTGCGCATGATGGCCGGAGAGAACGGCAACATCATGGCCGTGGGCGACGACGCGCAGTCCATCTACGCCTTCCGCGGCGCCACCGTTCACAACATTCTCGATTTTCCCAAGCTCTTTCACAACACGCGCATCATCCGGCTGGAAGAGAACTACCGCTCCGTGCAGCCCGTGCTCGACATCGCCAACAGCCTGCTCGCCAACACCACCGAAGGCTACCGCAAGCATCTTTTCTCCCGCCGCCCCGTGCCCGCCGAGCCCGCGGTCACGCTGTACCGGCCCCTCAGCGACAAAACGCAGGCCGTGCTCGCGGCAAGGCGCATCGAAGAGCTGCTCGACACCGTGCCCGCCCGGGAAATCGCCGTGCTGTTCCGCTCGGGCTACCAGTCCTACAACATGGAAATCGAGCTCAACAAGCGCGGCATAGGCTTCCGCAAATACGGCGGCCTGCGCTACGCCGAAGCCGCCCACGTGAAGGACGTCATGGCCTTCGCCCGTCTGGTGAGCAATCCTCTCGATCTGCCCTCCTTCGACCGCATCGCCGCGCTCTCCCGCGGCATCGGCCCGAAGACCTCGCGCAAGCTCTTCGCCCTGGCTTCCGGCAGCGACGAGACCGCGCTCAAGAAAGCCTGCACGCGCTGGCCGGACTTTCTGGAAAACATGGCGCTCATTGCCAACCTGCGCGTGAGAAATCCCCGCCCCGAAGAAGTCATCGACACCATTCTCGAACACTACCGCCCGAAAATGGAGGAACTTTTTCCCGACGACTGGCCCCGCCGCCTGCAGGGCCTCGAGGAAATGTCCGGCATCGCCTCGTCCTACGAAGACCTCCAGCTCTTCATCGCCGATCTTTCCCTGGACAGCCCCGAAGAAGCCCCGGAAGAAGACGACGGAGAGAAGAAAATCACCCTTTCCACCGTGCATTCCGCCAAGGGGCTGGAATGGTCGGCCGTGCTCGTCATCGACCTTGTGGAAGACCGCTTTCCCTCCCGCCACGCGCTGGTGCGCCCCGAAGATTTCGAGGAAGAGCGGCGGCTCATGTACGTGGCCTGCACGCGCGCCAAGGACACGCTCGATCTTTTCGTGCCGCTCAGCCTCTACAACCGCAGCTCCGGCAGTCAGGAACCCGCCTCGCCGAGTCCCTTCATCCGCGAACTGCCCACGGATACGCTGAACGAAATCTATGAAAACTACGGCGGCGCGCTGACGAAACGCCGCATCCGGGAACAGCCCGCGCCGGCCTTTTCCGGCTTCGGCGCGCCGAAGCGCCGCTCCTGGCACTGGGATGAAGACGGCGAGGAAACGGACGATTCCTTCCGCGGGAAACGCCGGAAGGATGATGACGACGACTGGCCGCCCCGCGACAGGGACTTCGCCCCCTCGCCCCGCTCCCGCGAAGACGCGGACGACGCCTACCTGGCCGCCGTGCGCGAAGCCGTGAAGAGCGGCCGCACGCTGGAGGAAAGCCCGGACGCC
- the yihA gene encoding ribosome biogenesis GTP-binding protein YihA/YsxC: MTDPSAEKKTCSEPALELLATLYTLEQLEDASHHMPQIALAGRSNVGKSSLINALARRKKLAKVSSEPGKTRSVNLFLVKPDGFCLTDLPGYGYARRGHEERRNWAALIQKYLEETKTLRALALLIDCRIPTQQSDRLMADFAKARKLPVIAVLTKADKCSLKERSAQQKTWEAILGGQKPVVVSAVTRLGIDELWARLREAGAPDPLPSADDIDGPSAD; the protein is encoded by the coding sequence ATGACCGACCCGTCCGCCGAAAAAAAGACCTGTTCCGAACCCGCGCTGGAACTTCTGGCCACCCTGTACACCCTTGAACAGCTGGAAGACGCCTCGCATCACATGCCGCAGATTGCGCTGGCCGGCCGCTCCAACGTGGGCAAGTCCTCGCTCATCAACGCCCTCGCCCGCAGAAAAAAACTGGCCAAGGTCAGCTCCGAACCGGGCAAGACCCGTTCGGTCAACCTTTTTCTGGTCAAACCCGACGGCTTCTGCCTCACCGACCTGCCCGGCTACGGCTACGCCCGCCGCGGCCACGAGGAGCGCCGCAACTGGGCGGCCCTCATTCAGAAGTATCTGGAAGAAACCAAAACGCTGCGCGCGCTCGCCCTGCTCATCGACTGCCGCATTCCCACGCAGCAGTCCGACCGGCTGATGGCCGACTTCGCCAAAGCCCGGAAGCTTCCCGTCATCGCCGTGCTCACCAAGGCCGACAAATGCTCCCTCAAGGAACGCTCCGCCCAGCAGAAGACCTGGGAGGCCATTCTCGGCGGACAGAAACCCGTGGTGGTTTCCGCAGTCACGAGGCTCGGCATCGACGAGCTGTGGGCAAGGCTGCGCGAAGCCGGAGCCCCCGATCCTCTTCCCTCCGCCGATGATATCGACGGTCCTTCCGCAGACTGA
- the efp gene encoding elongation factor P, with product MYSTTDFRRGLKIEIDGTPYEIVEFQHFKPGKGGAMVRTKLRNILNGRVVDNTFRSGEKVGKPDMEQRDMQYLYREGDDLIFMDMTTYEQISLPVSDTDGKADWLLESQQCRVLLYNGQPIDIEVPVSLVMTVVKTEPGVKGDTVSNVTKPATLETGVTIQVPIFVNEGDRVKVDTRTREYLGRD from the coding sequence ATGTATTCCACTACTGACTTTCGTCGCGGCCTGAAGATCGAGATCGATGGCACTCCTTACGAAATCGTTGAATTCCAGCACTTCAAGCCCGGCAAGGGCGGCGCCATGGTGCGCACCAAGCTGCGCAACATTCTCAACGGCCGCGTGGTGGACAATACCTTCCGTTCCGGCGAAAAGGTGGGCAAGCCCGACATGGAACAGCGCGACATGCAGTACCTGTACCGCGAAGGCGACGACCTCATCTTCATGGACATGACCACCTACGAACAGATTTCCCTGCCCGTGTCCGACACCGACGGCAAGGCCGACTGGCTGCTGGAATCCCAGCAGTGCCGCGTGCTGCTCTACAACGGACAGCCCATCGACATTGAAGTGCCCGTGAGCCTCGTGATGACCGTGGTCAAGACCGAACCCGGCGTGAAGGGCGACACCGTTTCCAACGTGACCAAGCCCGCCACCCTGGAAACCGGCGTGACCATTCAGGTGCCGATTTTCGTGAACGAAGGCGACCGCGTCAAGGTCGATACCCGCACCCGCGAATATCTCGGCCGCGACTAA
- a CDS encoding DNA translocase FtsK 4TM domain-containing protein, whose translation MYGHRLVRELLGLLFLFCGLLMLLSLWSYHVGDPTFNQAVSMNASSVQNAAGLFGAYLSGFLVDCFGLGSFLWVVFFLAVGAGLVSRWLVLKWYRWVGYLLLFSCMLVASSVFDISVHGIHGGGLAGQWLSAFSLIFFSPVGSFLLWFFVFLIAMELSFSISWLTLIASFASWAMRKIPSFGTTYDLPVPHLPEALKRLPGLVAGWRRIPDAAKRPRPVLDIVFGRKKDVAETPAPVLEIKTDLPKAPDLPGAEPEPVDSGIREEDLSELLRLVERPENARSAASASEPAVAAVFVPEPVPAPAAEKAPAQEESEFILELEDAVETPESSAAAPSAATVSAPFSPTPSATVSAAPVSPIPSAAVGSAPASSAAAPVIAAPAAFSASSAETTPVAVEAPAVVPAAPATAASVFSAPAPAAMASAPAAPSFEPAQAPAPAVVPAQPVSPAPFIEPDVPEEDLPPSALAALSASASAVNTDDLPAVVTAAPTSEKQPAPQTEVPGQTFPQFFRAAEAPAAQHKDAAYASVDSAVAGALAVQRQLEAEAAPAAPAPVLPKRRELQLPPLELLSPLPEEDLASRPDELTLARQGNALITCLKNFNVNATLARITPGPVVTLFEVRPAPGVKATRITNLANDLAMSLKAVSVRMQAPVPGTDTVGVEVPNEKRCTVHFREIVENENFRQAKSLLTVALGKDTGGRPVSADLAKMPHLLVAGATGAGKSVCLNAIILSLLYRARPDEVQMILVDPKRVELSMYADLPHLVHPVVTDMDLTKNALLWAIEEMNRRLSLFSKVKVRNITGYNDRQARLRAEVEAGGPMPVDAETGEPEDLSNMPFLVIIVDELADLMMVKRKEVEGSIVRLAQLARAAGIHLIIATQRPSVDVVTGIIKANFPCRIAFKVTSGQDSRTIIDGAGAEKLLGMGDMLFKPNGGMIQRLHGAFVSDDEVSAVVEFWKKQQPPNYKVDFAEFGNDDAEDAEDFGQPASRSNEIVDDPIYAEAVQFVLDNGKVSISLLQRRFRIGFNRAARFVEQMEKDGLLSQADGTRPRSVVHR comes from the coding sequence ATGTACGGACACAGACTGGTACGCGAACTGCTCGGACTGCTTTTTCTTTTCTGCGGTCTGCTTATGCTGCTCAGTCTCTGGAGCTATCATGTCGGCGATCCCACCTTCAATCAGGCCGTGAGCATGAACGCTTCTTCCGTGCAGAACGCGGCCGGACTGTTCGGCGCGTATCTGTCGGGCTTTCTGGTGGACTGCTTCGGTCTGGGCTCCTTTTTGTGGGTCGTGTTCTTTCTGGCCGTGGGCGCGGGACTGGTGTCCCGCTGGCTGGTGCTCAAGTGGTACCGCTGGGTGGGGTATCTCTTGCTTTTTTCCTGCATGCTGGTGGCCTCGTCTGTATTCGACATCAGCGTTCACGGCATTCACGGCGGCGGCCTTGCCGGACAGTGGCTTTCCGCCTTTTCCCTTATTTTTTTCAGTCCCGTCGGCTCGTTTCTGCTGTGGTTCTTCGTGTTCCTCATTGCCATGGAGCTGTCGTTCAGCATTTCTTGGCTGACGCTCATTGCTTCGTTCGCCTCATGGGCGATGCGGAAAATTCCCTCCTTCGGCACGACCTACGATCTGCCCGTGCCGCATCTGCCCGAAGCGCTGAAGCGCCTGCCCGGGCTTGTCGCCGGATGGCGCAGAATTCCGGACGCGGCAAAGCGTCCCCGCCCTGTGCTCGACATCGTGTTCGGCAGGAAGAAGGACGTTGCGGAAACTCCCGCGCCCGTGCTTGAAATAAAAACGGATCTGCCGAAGGCCCCCGATCTTCCGGGCGCGGAGCCGGAGCCAGTGGATTCCGGCATTCGGGAAGAGGACTTGAGCGAACTTCTGCGCCTTGTGGAACGGCCGGAAAACGCCAGAAGCGCGGCGAGCGCTTCCGAACCTGCCGTGGCCGCCGTGTTCGTGCCGGAACCGGTTCCGGCGCCTGCGGCGGAAAAGGCTCCGGCGCAGGAAGAGAGCGAATTCATTCTTGAGCTGGAGGATGCCGTCGAAACGCCGGAATCTTCCGCGGCGGCGCCTTCCGCGGCAACCGTTTCTGCGCCGTTTTCCCCCACGCCCTCCGCGACAGTGAGCGCTGCGCCGGTTTCTCCGATACCCTCCGCAGCAGTCGGTTCTGCGCCTGCTTCCTCGGCGGCTGCGCCGGTGATTGCGGCTCCGGCGGCTTTCTCAGCATCGAGCGCTGAGACGACTCCGGTTGCTGTTGAAGCACCGGCGGTTGTGCCTGCCGCTCCCGCGACGGCTGCTTCCGTGTTTTCCGCTCCTGCCCCTGCGGCGATGGCGTCCGCGCCCGCCGCGCCTTCCTTTGAGCCCGCGCAGGCTCCGGCCCCCGCCGTCGTGCCTGCTCAGCCCGTTTCTCCCGCGCCCTTCATCGAACCCGACGTGCCGGAGGAAGATCTGCCGCCTTCGGCCCTGGCCGCGCTTTCCGCCTCGGCATCAGCCGTGAATACCGACGATCTGCCCGCCGTGGTGACGGCTGCGCCGACGTCCGAAAAGCAGCCCGCGCCGCAGACGGAAGTGCCCGGGCAGACGTTCCCCCAGTTTTTCCGCGCGGCGGAAGCGCCTGCCGCGCAGCACAAGGACGCCGCCTACGCTTCCGTGGACAGCGCCGTGGCCGGAGCTCTCGCTGTGCAGAGGCAGCTTGAAGCCGAAGCCGCGCCCGCTGCGCCTGCGCCCGTGCTGCCGAAGCGCAGGGAGCTTCAGCTGCCGCCTCTGGAACTGCTTTCGCCGCTGCCGGAAGAGGATCTTGCCAGCAGACCCGATGAGCTTACCCTGGCCAGACAGGGCAACGCGCTCATCACCTGCCTCAAGAACTTCAACGTGAACGCCACGCTGGCGCGCATCACGCCCGGCCCCGTGGTCACGCTCTTCGAGGTGCGTCCGGCTCCGGGCGTCAAGGCCACGCGCATCACCAATCTGGCCAACGATCTGGCTATGTCGCTCAAGGCCGTGTCCGTGCGCATGCAGGCTCCCGTGCCCGGCACCGACACCGTGGGCGTGGAAGTGCCCAACGAAAAGCGCTGCACCGTGCATTTCCGGGAAATTGTGGAAAACGAAAATTTCCGTCAGGCCAAATCGCTGCTCACCGTGGCGCTCGGCAAGGATACCGGCGGGCGTCCCGTGTCCGCGGATCTGGCCAAAATGCCGCATCTTCTGGTGGCCGGCGCCACCGGCGCGGGCAAGAGCGTGTGCCTGAACGCCATCATTCTCAGCCTGCTCTACCGCGCCAGGCCCGACGAAGTGCAGATGATTCTGGTGGACCCCAAGCGCGTGGAACTTTCCATGTACGCGGATCTGCCCCATCTCGTGCATCCCGTGGTGACGGACATGGATCTCACCAAGAACGCGCTGCTCTGGGCCATTGAGGAGATGAACCGCCGCCTTTCGCTGTTCTCCAAGGTCAAGGTGCGCAACATCACGGGCTACAACGACCGGCAGGCCCGTCTGCGCGCAGAGGTGGAGGCCGGAGGCCCCATGCCCGTGGACGCGGAAACCGGCGAGCCGGAAGATCTTTCCAACATGCCGTTCCTCGTCATCATTGTCGATGAGCTCGCCGACCTCATGATGGTGAAGCGCAAGGAAGTGGAAGGCAGCATCGTGCGTCTCGCGCAGCTCGCCCGAGCCGCGGGCATTCACCTCATCATCGCTACGCAGCGCCCCAGCGTGGACGTGGTGACGGGCATCATCAAGGCGAATTTCCCCTGCCGCATCGCCTTCAAGGTGACGAGCGGTCAGGATTCGCGCACCATCATCGACGGCGCGGGCGCGGAAAAGCTGCTCGGCATGGGCGACATGCTGTTCAAGCCCAACGGCGGCATGATTCAGCGCCTGCACGGAGCCTTCGTGAGCGACGATGAAGTGTCGGCCGTGGTGGAATTCTGGAAAAAGCAGCAGCCGCCGAACTACAAGGTCGATTTTGCGGAATTCGGCAACGACGACGCCGAAGACGCCGAAGATTTCGGTCAGCCCGCCTCCCGGAGCAACGAAATCGTGGACGATCCCATTTACGCCGAAGCCGTGCAGTTCGTGCTGGACAACGGCAAGGTGTCCATTTCCCTGCTGCAGCGGCGTTTCCGCATCGGCTTCAACCGCGCGGCCCGCTTCGTGGAGCAGATGGAAAAGGACGGTCTGCTCAGTCAGGCCGACGGCACGCGGCCGCGCAGCGTGGTGCATCGCTAG
- the folD gene encoding bifunctional methylenetetrahydrofolate dehydrogenase/methenyltetrahydrofolate cyclohydrolase FolD, translating to MILDGKATAASIRAALREDIAKDREKAGRAPCLAVILVGEDPASQVYVRNKEKACADVGIDTRSYRRPASILQQELEELIASLNADPAVDGILLQLPLPEGLDERPCIEAISPDKDVDGLTAVNQGRVAMNVPGLRPCTPAGILALLDHYNISVSGKRAVVIGRSNLVGRPVSLMLGSRDYNATVTMCHSRTPDLAAVCREADLIVAALGRPRFVTADMVKPGAVIIDVGINRGEDGKLCGDVDFEHVAPLASAITPVPGGIGPMTISQLLVNTARAWRKTLLGA from the coding sequence TTGATACTCGACGGTAAGGCGACTGCGGCGTCCATACGCGCCGCGCTTCGTGAGGACATAGCGAAAGACAGGGAGAAAGCCGGACGCGCTCCCTGCCTGGCGGTGATTCTGGTGGGCGAGGATCCGGCTTCGCAGGTGTACGTGCGCAACAAGGAAAAGGCCTGCGCCGACGTCGGCATCGACACGCGTTCCTACCGCAGACCCGCCTCCATTCTTCAGCAGGAGCTGGAAGAGCTCATTGCGTCCCTCAACGCCGATCCGGCCGTGGACGGCATTCTGCTTCAGCTCCCCCTGCCCGAAGGGCTGGACGAGCGTCCCTGCATTGAGGCCATCAGTCCGGACAAGGACGTGGACGGCCTCACTGCCGTCAATCAGGGGCGCGTGGCCATGAACGTGCCCGGGCTTCGTCCCTGCACGCCCGCGGGCATTCTGGCGCTGCTCGACCACTACAACATTTCCGTGAGCGGCAAGCGGGCCGTGGTCATCGGCCGCAGCAATCTTGTGGGCCGTCCTGTGTCCCTCATGCTCGGCAGCCGCGACTACAACGCCACCGTGACCATGTGCCATTCCCGCACGCCGGATCTCGCCGCCGTATGCCGCGAGGCCGATCTCATCGTGGCCGCGCTCGGCAGGCCCCGCTTCGTCACGGCCGACATGGTCAAGCCCGGGGCCGTCATCATCGACGTGGGCATCAACCGCGGCGAGGACGGCAAGCTCTGCGGCGACGTGGACTTTGAGCACGTGGCCCCGCTCGCTTCCGCCATCACGCCGGTTCCCGGCGGCATCGGCCCCATGACCATTTCTCAGCTTCTTGTGAACACCGCCCGGGCCTGGAGGAAAACGCTTCTCGGCGCATAA